The sequence below is a genomic window from Cicer arietinum cultivar CDC Frontier isolate Library 1 chromosome 6, Cicar.CDCFrontier_v2.0, whole genome shotgun sequence.
AAAGATATAAGAGAttatcaaaattacttttacaAATACACAATTGCTTCATAAGATATATTCGGTTAACAGAACTACCgtcattaactattttttatctGCGCCACTGGCGGACTCTTGTCCTGTCTTAACAATGCTTAGAAAACCACCATCCTTTGTAGCTACAGCCGCCGCTTTAATCTCATTGCAATGGTTAATGAATTTGCTCACCTCCTGATTTAaccaaaattcaacacaaatgtatacaaaatcaatatttaagATAACTATAGTAATCATAAGTCATAACAGATAAAGATAATACTTAGtaaatagtttaattatatGCTTTTTAAATAAGAACTTATGTGTAAGTCATTTCCGCATTAATGAATGCAGTAAATTGTAATCCTTGTATAAGTTGTTTCTAGAAGCTAGTCTGAGGAGCTTACGCAAATAAGAAGTAAACTTACAGCTAAAGTATAATCAACTCATTTTTAACAGGTTTTCAAAACACTAGTACAAGTGCTTACGAGTTATAACATAAGATAAGCATAAAAGAGTAAAGTTGGGATGGACACTTAATATAAGCTGAATAAACACCTCAAAGGTGCAGAAACACTGCTTTGAACGCCGCACTAGCTGTATAAGCAGCTAGTAAACATGAAAACTGTTTCTAAAGTTATCATAAGAAAGTTATCATAAACAATGCTTTTGTGATCTTCAAAATACTTAAACTCTACTAAAAcccacataaaataaaaaattcatacaaatgacaaaacaaaattcatGACATCGATCACTTGACTGGTACCTAATTTCCAAATAGAACAGTACAACCGATTCGATGTATCTTTGAGAAAAATAGAAGAATACGAAAAGCAAACcgtaaaaagaaataattatataaaaccTTATCAACTCGACAAACAAAGGCTGTAATTGGATTGGTTTCTGAAAAacttaactattttttattggcATTAGCATTTGGCACTGAGTTCGGAGTGCGTATGAAAACATTCTTTTTTActatagaaatattttatatataatttctcATGATAATCACTCATCGTCTTAGTGATTAATTGATCTGTTTTTCCCTtaattttttactcaaaattcCCAACATCAAATACCCGAATCAGAACTGAAAATTGAACTTACACGATCAGCATCCATATCCTTTGTAAAATTGGATGGCTTTACGAATCTCTTCCCtatgaagaaaaagaaacaatttaaaCTACGGAGGAAAGTGTcatcgaaagaaaaaaaaaacagtgaGAAAAGAAAATACCTTTGCGAATCTGAGGAACTTTGCCATGACGGTTGGCTGGAATTGATTTCTTCTTAGTTTGCCCCTTGAAAAGTTTCGATTTCTGTGTCATATTTCACTGTTcgaattgaaaaaatatattagggTTAGAGTTTTAAATGGAATGCAACTTCtgatataattaaaagagaTGTAGCTGCCAGCGGTCCCATATTGGGCTTTCATCGCGGATCACTCATGGCCCATCATCATGGATCACTCATGGCCCATGACATAATCATAATATTTTGGAAGCTTCTTTTAACCACTTTctgtacattttttttatgtgactTCTTCTCTACGGTCCCACATTCTTAAAAATCTTTAATATGTATTTGAATTTAAGGGTGTACGTGCGAGTAGATCCGCCGATCCGATCATCCAATTTAACTCAATCCGATTTTTACTCATATCTAATAAATTCGATCTGACCCAACCCATTGAAACTCGTCAAGTGATggatttaataaatttgaatccATCGACTTTATAAAACCGACTCgataactaattatttttttttttttgatgtcaacaattttcattactttttttttctttcattcaaATTTTCAGCCGCCGTCGTAGTTTAACGTTTAATTTGTTTTGGTCTTGTAAAGTCGTATATGGTTACTCCTAAAATTCATAcctaatttttaaatatctctgcctattaaaaaaataatataattgttgagttaaatattatttatttaattgttatattatgttattatgCTTATGGTATCTTAATTTACAGAAATTAtccatatttttatatttatattttatgttaaaattatattaaaaaaataaaaataaaaaataattattaactatAATAAGGttgtgaaaattaaattatataagtcTATACAATAATTGttgtttgtgtaatttgatATATACTAATTGGATTGtgataaattttgattaaacttgacattaaatatgttaatagatatgttaattaatatagatattgtgGTGTATACTTTTGTAATGTTGGGTTCTATAATCGGTGTCttatattagttgaattatttttatgagttgaaTTTGATTGTTGGATTATTATCGTCAAAATGTATGTTTGAGTCTAATATGTGAAGGTAACATgttatttgtgcattttttCTTGTTATATGAATTATTGTGACCAAATGATATGCAATCATGTAGATTAGTACGTGTAGATCCTCGTTAGATTAATATGTATATAtgcactaaaatttattttattaatttttttttaattatttaaattacacttttttttattagactCAGTATATAAGAGTAGAGTATAGCCTATAAAATCTTTAAGACGACCCTGAACCAAATACATCAATGTTTGTAGACTAAATTATAATCCATATGTCTATTATTAAGAAATCAAagagaataatttataaaaagaattacaaaaataaatactatatttataaaataaaataaaattttcaacctaaattctaactaatttttaattattaaaaatgtcaaccaaaatttgatttattagacttcttcaatatatttttgtaaatttacaacttaaaattcttatatacaatataatattatactttttatttatctattaaaattttaaaaatatggtCAGTCCAATATTGTAGTTCAAGATCCACTATTAGAAAGGTAATGTACTTGAAGATTGTTGAATTTAGTGTTAGTTTTACCTATGTATTTGAAGCTTGTTAAATTTATGTATGTATTTGAAGattgttgaatttatttatgtattcgaagattgttgaatttattttgttgtGTGAGAAGAGGTTGTTGACTTTGTTAAAGAATTGAAttatgtgattgaaattttatagttcttagaagtattaaatatattttcattcaattaaattattattgttgttacttATGTTTCtcccataaaataaaaaacaattactatttatatataacCCGCCAACCCAACCCAACTCAACCCGTTCTTCGTCAGATCAGTTCgagttaaatgaaaaaaaaaatatgaatttagaaCTCAACCCAACCCAAAGATAATCGATTGGTTCGGGTATCAGATTTTGTCAAAACCGGCTCAACTCAACCCGCGTACACCCctattttaattagttaatcTAAAAGTGTAAAATATACATTTGAATTGGTCAATCCAAACGTGTATTCGTAGACTTAGAACATTCGGGTGAGAGAATAAaccattaaaagaaaatatttaaaaaaatattacacttGTAAAGAGGCTTCGATAAAAACACATCTACGAGAAAGTATACTTTCAAGAGAGTGAGTTTTTTTGTTTAGAAATATAAGGTTATAAAATTACTTCTTTAATGTTTTAAGAGCTATTTTTGTTGGccaataataaaaaagtttacCTATAGAATGTGCATAAATAGTGTAAACCAATTTTTTACCCACACCAGAATTGATAAGTACTATTGATTTTGTCATTTCATCGTACTATTGTAATCGTCATCATAAAACAACTACATAATCAATAAATTATGATGACCGTTGATGTAACACCGTTTACATTTACATATCTATTAAATTCTACttttaaacaataattaatgattttaatgaaTGTGTACGTCTATAATCATATTGGGGACTCGAGAAAGTTTTTCCCCAACATAGtaccattttaattttttgttaaaaaagtaCATAATTTGACAAAATGTGTTTATTGAAATTCCTATAATATTAAAGGCACACTAAAATAATAACCAAGAGGAATATCTTTAGTTCCAAAAATCGAGAGGGCAATGGATACAAGAGATATTATTATTCCAAAACTATTGTTAGAAGAAGAAGGAACAAGTTATCTCTCTACAAAATGATTGGGTGATTGAGTGGATGATCGTGATAGTTTTTGGAACATGGATCATGACTTTTACATTAGTTTCTACAAAGAGAATCAACCTAGTCGGAGTCAATCATTTCTTGGTCATTGTCATTTTGGCTCGTCGAATTCGAGACCTATATAACTTACATTGGCAGGTCCATTTCAACATTTCTGATGAGAAGGCAACAAAAGCACAAATCGGTTGGCTAATTTTAGCTTGCAACAGAACTCTCATCACATATTTGTTCTAGAGACTCTCCCTAGTAAGCTTAAGAACCTCATTTTTTATGACATCCCTAAAACTTGCATGCTTAAGAATATTGGAATATTGTTGTAGTttcttagtttttcttttttcatttgagCATAAGTTTATTCATCTTACATCCACCTTTTATAGTGGCAATACAACAGTGAATTTCTCTACCTATTGTAATAAAAACGAAGAATAAAGAGAGTAGAAAAGAAAATGGTGCCAAGATTTAACCATGGAACAATCTctctttgtaaaagaaaaaaacacatgaataaatcaagaaaaatatcTCTAGGATTTACATTAATACAAGAAAAATCTCTCAATCTCATTAACTAATTATATGTTTGGAAATTGTTCTATCCGCGAAGTCACTGAACATTActgataataaaattacaaatgacAAGCTTCAATTAAAGCAAATTTATTGATTACCCATCGCAACACCAAACACACTATAAAATGATTTACAAAATCTGTCTCAACTTTCATCAACTAGGATGGAGATATCATTCTACCTTTAAGAGGACTACAAGAACTTATGAACTTGCTTGCTTGGATATTCCAACTCCTCATAAGTCTGACTTTATTCATGAATATAAGATTGTAGATATTAAAAATCTTACATGCCTATTCAAAATACAATAATCAAAGAATGTGCATAAATAAATGGATGACTAAGAATAAACACAAAGCGCACTTGTATCAATACTCCCTTGTTGGAATCAAAACACAACCGACCAACGCGCCTTTGAGGGAGACCACAATCACCATTTTGACAAGCCCTAGGAGCTTCATAGTATCTACTTTAGTCTCACTCTTTATTATGGTGATTAATATGGTGTCAATTGCAGGTTACACTCAAGAATCACAACTCCCCTTTGCAGTTTGTAAGGGTTGAGAAAAGGCACAGAAATATCAGATTGTTCCGACCTTAACTACACTGTATGccttttttgttatattatcCGCTTTGGGTCTTGTGTAAACCCTCACGGTTTAGTCTTTAGTTAAAACAAGTCTCAATGACTTGAGGAGTGAGGATATTGATACACTACTATTAGCCTTGATTCCTTAGCAATGCAGGATTTATTGGTGTACCATAACAGATTAAATTGTGTCaaatatatgacaggaagatgTGGCAAGAAGTTTAAGAGTAACATGTTCAGAAATGGAAACATTGCTACCTTCATGCGAATGAAATGCTGGCTGGGATCATATGAAATCTTCATTTCCTGTAACAGGAGACAGTTCCTAAGTAGCAGAAACATTTTGATAGATAAATCACCAGAAGCCATAAagaactatttttaataaaaagtagaTACCCATTTAAGGTGATGAATTACCTGAGATGTACTAGTCACAGCCTGTGAGAAATTGACTACTCTTGCTTCCTTCAAAAATATACACAGTAAGCATTTGCTTTTAATTTTACCAATAATCTCTGCAAGAGCATACACCGTCTTTAAATCTGTGAAATCGCGCTCGATCCCTTACAATAATCTccctattataaatttttgatataattttcaTGAAAGCATGACAATCCACACATATTCTAAGGTTCTTTATAACTTGAATTGGTGTTCCATCAACTGTACTAATTAAACCATATGCAACAGCCAACTTCTCACTATGATAATTTAAGACATTTTCCTTGTCCTCGTCACCGATATCGTGCAATACGAGATTAGTTTCAGCTATATATCCATAAGCTTTAATCCTAAACTTGATCTCATCCAGCTTTGCATATATCTCTTTGGAATTCGGATGACTCTGATCGGCATTTATAAACTTGTGCATCTTACAATCGATTTCTGTGTAACTAAATCCCGGTACCTTCCTGACGTCGCTATTTACCATAGCCTCCCTCACCCTCCCTACATCCTTCCACCTCTGTTGTGCTGCATAAACATTCGATAGCAACACGAAATCCCCACAACTGTTGGATCCCATCTCCACCAGCTTCCTTGACGCCGTCTCAGCCATTTCCACATTCCCATAAGTCTTGCTAGCTCCAAGCAAACTTTGCCAAAAAACCACATCAGGTGACACAGGCATGGAGTTTATAATATCATACGCCTCTTTGAGCCTTCCCGCTCGACCCAACAAATCCACCACACTCCCATAATGCTTAACATTAAGTTTCACCCCGGAAACCTTCATCGAATCAAACAATCTAACCCCTTCATCCACCAATCCAGCATGGTTACACGCACACAACGCAGCAAGATAAGAAACCGCATCCGGACATGTTCCATCTAAAAACATTCCATCCAAAAGATCAAGTGCCTTATATCCATCGCCATTCATCGCAAAAGCCATGATCATTGTATTCCAAGTGATAAGACTTTTCCTACAACTCATGCTACTGAAAACCGAATAAGCTTTATCAACAAACCCACATTTAGCATACATATCAATAACCGCGTTACAAACAATCACATTCACATCAAGCTTCTCATCCACAACATACCCATGAACAATTTCTCCCTGTTTTAAAGCACCCAATTGGGAACAAGCCGAGAGTGCGCCAAGAACAGTCACCTCATTAGGCTTCCATCCCTCTTCCTTCATCCTGTTAAACAAATCCAAAGCTTCATTGGGTCGACTCCCTTGCGCCAACCCAGAAATCATAGCATTCCAAGAAGCAATATCTCGTTGcggcatttcatcaaacaccttagTTGCATCATCAAGATAACCAGTTTTCGCATACACATCCAACAAAGTGGTGACTAACAACACATCAGCATCAAACCCAAAACGCAGAAGCTGAGAATGCAACTGGGTTGCTTCGGAGAAAGCTAAAGCACGCGCGCATCCCTTGAGTGCGAAGGAACACGTCAAAGCATCGATCTTTTGAAGGTAGCGTAGCATGCTGCGATACCATAGAATGGCCTGCGTTGGTTCGGAGCTTTGGGCGAGGCCACGGAGAACGGCGTTGTAGTCGTTTGTAGAGGGGTTTTGGATTTGCCGGAAAAGTTTGCCGGCGAAAGAGAGGTCGCCGGAGGGAGAGATTGAGAAGAGTTCGAGGAGCTTGGTGCGGGAAGGGTGGAATTGGAATTTTCCGGTTGTTATGAGATGGGCTTGAAGTTGTTTCATGTGAATGAGAGAGTTGCATTTCTGCAACAATGAATCTATGTGAATCTGAGAGGCCATTCTGTGATCTTAgcgggaaaaaaaaaatcatatgtatatgaaatatttatatatattattcttatGATCATCTGCATTTGACCATTTGGTCAtttgaggttttttttttttgtctatatcaatttaaaatgtcaaatatttaaatattaatattaaatattttgaattaaaatgaaaagtgtatcatgaataataatattaaattgttaataaatagttaattttttttttataacaatgattaagatttaaaatatttttgttgctcataataataataatactcaGATGGAGTATTTGGTTACcttaaataagattttttttttttatctttattattttttaatctaaatttaactatataaattctaaatttaGATTAACCTCTTCAAGAGTATCGGTCTAACCTCTATAGGAGACTTGCATGGTGATTAGAACAAAAACACATTTAATgactattaaaaaattgatatggcaaattaaacaaagacaaaaatagaaaaacataaACTTATGAAAACTAAActtatatttaagtttttatttttagattagtTTATATTCGATTTGCATTTTTTTACGAAAGCTACTTGGTTTTGTTGTTTGGTGCAACAATACAACATTTCATGTGGTGTAATTACGATGGAATTAAGGTCAATTAACACTTTCAGCCGGAAGAGGAATAGCTTagtgattaatttaaaatcaaggTTGGTCAAACATATTTGGAAGTTTAAAggcaattttaatataaaatttaaagtggatttttaaaattttaacacgatatcattaaattaatataattaatgtaatgtaatatttctttttcaattgatttaatattaaaacaatgttaaatttatacaaaaattatatattttaatttaaaaaatattaaaatctaacatttttttattaaataaatattttttaagaccttttaataaagtaaaagttttattttttataaaaatctaaatcaattgTTCTAGTGGCCTTATCTTCGGGCCgaacttaattaaaaataatggaaCATGCAATCAGATAGATTTGGTGCTTTATAAACGAGTTATCTATGCAATACCATAGATTATAAACTAAAGAAACTaatggaaaaataattaattaagattgtCAGATGCACATCTTTGTCATTAACAGATATAATTACAACTTTCTGtaatcaatattaattataattatttatcagTTTTAATATGCTTttagtagtaataataaatttttataattattattttatttgtccaAATTGATATTgcttaataatcaaaatcaaatgaTAAGGTTCTCGCAAATAGAGCTGAAGTAAAACTAAACGGAAGATAAACAAGGTGAAGCAAAGGACATTAGAGAAGAGAAGAGTAAGTATTTTCATTCAATGTAATTTCTGCACAAACGAAACACACATAAGAATAATCAACACTCAAGAAACTCTGCCACAATCATCTAAAAAAATGTGACTACTTTTTCTCATGCTGCAGCTTCCTGCTAGCTATGCTGATAATTGAAGACTCTTGAAGCTTGATGACTACTGCCATTATTAGTCGATGTACAATTACGCTCTCAGGAGCTATAAACAACACGGCATATATATATACAGACATTGTGGAATTCCAATCACAAATCAACACACAACATGCGACCCAATTGAAGAACCATTACGCCTATTCCCTTATCTTCTGGACTCCGACCCATCGAGCATAATCCACCCACCTATTCAAGGTAAGATTCGCGTAACGAATAATGAAGACACAAGATGAAACAAatatatagtaaattatataGACATATAAGTTAAACCGATAATAATCTTACAATAACGAGCCCAAGAAAGTGTTTCCGGTTCTAACAGCAAAGCAAATTGCACTAAGCACAAGCTTGTGTTGGTGAAGCAAAGGGTCTAGAATTCGTTGTTCGATAATTCCAGCAAGAATTTGGTACCTGGTAGagaacaaacacaatttttcctttaaattATGCAGATACATGTCAAGAAGAATTCATTAAACTTGCAGTTATGACTAATGATGCATTATTGAGGGTACAAAACCCGATTAAACTTGAAGCTTTTTTTATACTAAAGTAAATCGCatgtaaagaaaaaaatcaatgcATGCTAGCTCCCTcgttcaatataaaaaaaatcatttcattttattaatttttccttcatctaaagaataaaataaagtaaaactacCTTAAGTTGCTAGATACTGCCATGTAAACTCCATAGGCAACACTCGTTGATAATACCGGTACATCCTCAGCCTCGTCAGCAAAAGATTTATCAACAACCTTCCGTGCGTTAATCAATGCATTTGTTACACCGGTACCAATCTGAAAAGGCAAGCAATGCAGTCACCCCATTGATGCATATACTACCAGTCTACAATTATATACCAATTATTACTTGGCGAGATAGATCTCCAAGACAGTGAGTTAAGCTTCAACTTCGCATTTTAGTAAACAGAAAGATATACAACAATGACCATTCCTTTAAAAGGTTGAAAGGTTTACCGATTGTAAAAAGTGTCACTTTAAAAACAATACCAAATCTTTTGTTCTGAAATTCATAATGAGTTCAGACAAAAACAACAGAATAGCTTTGATGAG
It includes:
- the LOC101506844 gene encoding uncharacterized protein translates to MTQKSKLFKGQTKKKSIPANRHGKVPQIRKGKRFVKPSNFTKDMDADREVSKFINHCNEIKAAAVATKDGGFLSIVKTGQESASGADKK
- the LOC101506513 gene encoding pentatricopeptide repeat-containing protein At1g34160, which translates into the protein MASQIHIDSLLQKCNSLIHMKQLQAHLITTGKFQFHPSRTKLLELFSISPSGDLSFAGKLFRQIQNPSTNDYNAVLRGLAQSSEPTQAILWYRSMLRYLQKIDALTCSFALKGCARALAFSEATQLHSQLLRFGFDADVLLVTTLLDVYAKTGYLDDATKVFDEMPQRDIASWNAMISGLAQGSRPNEALDLFNRMKEEGWKPNEVTVLGALSACSQLGALKQGEIVHGYVVDEKLDVNVIVCNAVIDMYAKCGFVDKAYSVFSSMSCRKSLITWNTMIMAFAMNGDGYKALDLLDGMFLDGTCPDAVSYLAALCACNHAGLVDEGVRLFDSMKVSGVKLNVKHYGSVVDLLGRAGRLKEAYDIINSMPVSPDVVFWQSLLGASKTYGNVEMAETASRKLVEMGSNSCGDFVLLSNVYAAQQRWKDVGRVREAMVNSDVRKVPGFSYTEIDCKMHKFINADQSHPNSKEIYAKLDEIKFRIKAYGYIAETNLVLHDIGDEDKENVLNYHSEKLAVAYGLISTVDGTPIQVIKNLRICVDCHAFMKIISKIYNREIIVRDRARFHRFKDGVCSCRDYW